The following proteins come from a genomic window of Nostoc sp. TCL26-01:
- the pdxA gene encoding 4-hydroxythreonine-4-phosphate dehydrogenase PdxA, protein MYQLSEKVQVNSLKKQRPRLALTLGDPAGIGTEVVLKALADVEVSQNCDVTVVGNRDLLLKAYQQLSVLDASVRLAHPDLLKIMDVPVDQAVASEIILGNGNAASGAASFAYMEYAIAQTLAGEFDGIVTSPIAKSAWKAAGYNYPGQTELLAEKSGVDRFGMLFVARSPYTNWTLRTLLATTHIPLAQVAQTLTPALLTKKLDLLVECLEQDFGITHGRIAIAGLNPHSGEQGQLGTEELDWMLPWLETEQQKRPNLQLTGLIPPDTMWVKPGQAWYGNSAVQAADAYLALYHDQGLIPVKLMAFDRAVNTSIGLPFVRTSPDHGTAFDIAGKGVADATSMKAAINLAAELVNQRVAF, encoded by the coding sequence ATGTATCAATTAAGCGAAAAAGTACAAGTGAATTCACTTAAGAAACAACGCCCGCGTTTAGCGTTGACGTTGGGAGATCCGGCTGGCATTGGCACAGAGGTAGTTTTAAAAGCTTTGGCTGATGTAGAAGTTAGTCAAAATTGTGACGTGACTGTGGTGGGGAATAGGGATTTACTGTTAAAGGCATACCAACAACTGAGTGTGCTGGATGCTTCTGTGAGGTTGGCTCATCCTGACTTATTAAAAATTATGGATGTACCTGTTGATCAAGCAGTTGCTAGTGAGATTATTTTAGGAAATGGTAATGCGGCTAGTGGTGCGGCGAGTTTTGCTTATATGGAATATGCGATCGCTCAAACTCTCGCTGGCGAATTTGATGGCATTGTCACTAGTCCCATCGCTAAATCTGCATGGAAAGCCGCAGGGTATAATTACCCAGGACAAACAGAACTGTTGGCAGAAAAGTCTGGTGTTGACCGTTTTGGAATGTTATTTGTGGCGCGATCGCCTTACACTAATTGGACACTGAGGACTTTACTGGCCACTACCCATATTCCTCTGGCTCAAGTCGCACAGACGCTGACACCAGCATTATTAACCAAAAAATTAGATTTGCTAGTGGAGTGTCTAGAGCAAGATTTTGGTATTACTCATGGGAGAATTGCGATCGCTGGTTTAAATCCCCACAGTGGCGAACAGGGACAATTGGGAACAGAAGAACTTGACTGGATGCTCCCTTGGTTAGAAACAGAACAGCAAAAGCGCCCGAATTTACAGTTAACTGGGCTAATTCCCCCAGATACAATGTGGGTTAAGCCGGGGCAAGCCTGGTATGGTAATTCTGCCGTACAAGCTGCTGATGCTTACCTCGCACTCTACCATGACCAAGGCTTAATTCCCGTCAAGCTGATGGCTTTTGACCGTGCAGTTAACACATCCATTGGTTTACCATTTGTACGTACTTCTCCTGATCACGGAACTGCATTTGATATTGCAGGCAAGGGAGTAGCTGATGCTACTAGTATGAAAGCGGCGATAAATTTAGCAGCTGAGTTAGTCAATCAAAGAGTAGCTTTTTGA
- a CDS encoding NAD(P)/FAD-dependent oxidoreductase — protein MVDVLDNNPPHQVVIVGGGFGGLYAAKALAKANVNVTLIDKRNFHLFQPLLYQVATGTLSPADISSPLRAVLSKSKNTKVLLGEVSDINPETQQVMMGEEKIAYDTLIVATGAKHSYFGKDNWEEFAPGLKTVEDAIEMRRRIFTAFEAAEKETDPVKRRAWLTFVIVGGGPTGVELAGAIAELAYKTLKEDFRNIDIRETQVILLEGLDRVLPPFAPELSQVAALSLQEFGVSVQTQTLVTNIEGDIVTIKQGDEIREIASKTVLWAAGVKASAMGKVLAERTGVECDRAGRVIVEPDLSIKGYHNIFVVGDLANFSHQNSKPLPGVAPVAKQEGEYVAALVQKRLEGQTLPQFNYTDYGSLAMIGQNSAVVDLGFIKLKGFFAWLFWLVIHIYFLIEFDNKIVVMIQWAWNYITRKRGARLITGEESLAFTKVDDSHVSSHYIPTNNRQPVNV, from the coding sequence ATGGTTGACGTACTTGACAACAACCCACCTCATCAAGTTGTAATAGTTGGCGGTGGTTTTGGTGGATTGTATGCGGCAAAAGCACTGGCTAAGGCTAATGTCAATGTAACACTGATTGACAAACGAAACTTTCACCTGTTCCAGCCTTTACTTTATCAAGTTGCTACAGGTACGCTATCACCAGCAGATATTTCCTCACCTTTACGAGCAGTATTGAGTAAAAGTAAGAATACTAAAGTATTGTTGGGAGAAGTGAGTGATATTAACCCAGAAACACAACAAGTAATGATGGGTGAGGAAAAAATCGCCTATGATACTTTGATTGTGGCTACAGGAGCGAAGCATTCTTATTTTGGTAAAGATAACTGGGAAGAATTTGCCCCTGGGTTAAAGACTGTAGAAGATGCGATTGAAATGCGTCGCCGGATTTTTACTGCCTTTGAAGCCGCAGAAAAAGAAACAGATCCCGTCAAACGTCGTGCTTGGTTAACTTTTGTGATTGTCGGTGGCGGCCCTACTGGTGTAGAGTTAGCAGGAGCGATCGCCGAACTAGCCTACAAAACCCTCAAAGAAGACTTCCGCAACATTGATATTCGAGAGACGCAAGTCATCCTCCTGGAAGGCTTAGATCGAGTTTTACCACCCTTTGCACCGGAATTATCTCAAGTAGCCGCACTATCCTTGCAAGAATTTGGTGTATCAGTCCAAACTCAGACTTTGGTCACGAATATTGAGGGTGACATAGTTACCATCAAACAAGGTGACGAAATTAGAGAAATTGCCTCAAAAACAGTATTATGGGCAGCAGGTGTCAAAGCTTCAGCTATGGGAAAAGTCTTAGCTGAACGTACAGGTGTGGAGTGCGATCGCGCCGGACGGGTGATTGTAGAACCAGATTTAAGTATCAAGGGATATCATAATATTTTTGTCGTTGGCGACCTAGCGAATTTCTCTCACCAAAACAGCAAACCCTTACCAGGTGTCGCACCCGTCGCTAAACAAGAAGGCGAGTATGTCGCTGCACTAGTACAAAAACGCTTAGAAGGTCAGACTTTACCACAATTTAATTACACTGATTACGGCAGCCTAGCCATGATTGGGCAAAATTCGGCAGTGGTCGATTTAGGTTTTATCAAACTCAAAGGTTTCTTTGCTTGGCTATTCTGGTTAGTAATTCACATCTACTTTTTAATCGAATTCGACAACAAAATTGTCGTGATGATTCAGTGGGCTTGGAATTACATCACCCGCAAACGTGGCGCTAGACTGATTACAGGTGAAGAATCTTTAGCATTCACCAAAGTTGATGATAGTCATGTCAGCAGTCACTATATACCCACAAATAATAGACAACCAGTCAACGTCTAA
- a CDS encoding PLP-dependent aminotransferase family protein: MNIVLERQSSKPIYLQIRDRIRHLIKSGALKAGDRLPSIRALAESLQVNKLTIIEAYNVLEADGIISARQGSGYFVSSVCPTCTNLKSTFAPVQNVLILESLSQCPSFDTYAPLIHVQTQPGIINFGYGYPPPPKDINHIARRALKQEEGDIFFPYELPQGQENLCRQIAQILVQQGLEVFPENLIITNGSQQGLSLAMSYYVQPGDWVIVESPTYYGVISILENLGARIIGIPMTAEGINLNLLEQYLDSHRPKLIYTITTFHNPTGLTTTQAHRQQLLALAEKYECPILEDNAYEGLNFEPVPAPIKALDKHDLVTYLGTFSKTLFPGLRVGYMVVTGKHYSAILERKFLHDFHTSGISQAIVSEYLASGHYRRHLHRLRTDNLQSRNTMLKALADYFPEEARWTVPKGGLFLWVQLPDDVPIQTLRNEALAQNVFLACCSTFFPDKQGYPAMRLTFRLPPAEIESGIAIVGKLLKKHIRRQVKQISNERSLIHYI; the protein is encoded by the coding sequence ATGAATATTGTGTTGGAACGGCAATCAAGCAAACCGATTTATTTGCAAATCCGCGATCGCATCCGTCATTTGATCAAATCAGGCGCACTCAAAGCAGGCGATCGCCTGCCCTCTATCCGCGCCTTAGCTGAGAGTTTACAAGTTAATAAACTGACAATTATTGAAGCCTATAACGTATTAGAAGCAGATGGAATTATTTCTGCTCGTCAAGGTTCAGGGTATTTTGTGAGTAGTGTTTGTCCTACTTGTACCAACTTGAAATCAACATTTGCTCCAGTGCAAAATGTCTTGATTTTAGAATCATTAAGTCAATGTCCTTCTTTTGATACTTATGCACCGTTAATTCATGTGCAAACACAGCCAGGAATCATTAATTTTGGTTATGGATATCCGCCACCGCCCAAAGATATCAACCACATTGCTAGACGCGCTTTAAAGCAAGAAGAAGGAGATATTTTCTTTCCCTATGAGTTGCCTCAAGGACAAGAGAACCTCTGTAGACAAATTGCCCAGATACTCGTACAGCAGGGATTAGAAGTTTTTCCTGAAAATTTAATCATTACTAATGGTTCTCAACAAGGTTTGTCATTAGCAATGAGTTATTATGTCCAACCAGGGGATTGGGTGATTGTCGAATCACCGACTTATTACGGTGTAATTTCTATTCTAGAAAACTTAGGAGCCAGAATTATTGGGATTCCCATGACTGCTGAAGGGATAAATCTCAATTTATTAGAGCAATATTTAGATAGCCACAGACCAAAATTAATTTATACTATTACTACCTTTCATAATCCTACAGGCTTAACTACAACTCAAGCTCATCGGCAACAATTACTGGCATTAGCAGAGAAATACGAATGTCCAATTTTGGAAGATAATGCTTATGAAGGTTTAAATTTTGAACCTGTGCCAGCACCAATTAAAGCTTTAGATAAACATGATTTAGTAACCTATTTAGGAACTTTTTCTAAAACATTATTTCCGGGATTACGTGTAGGTTATATGGTAGTCACAGGTAAACATTATTCTGCCATTCTCGAACGTAAGTTTCTCCATGACTTTCACACATCTGGTATTTCTCAAGCAATAGTGAGCGAGTATCTAGCATCAGGACATTATCGTCGTCATTTGCACCGACTGCGCACAGATAATTTGCAAAGTCGGAATACTATGTTGAAAGCTTTAGCCGATTATTTCCCAGAAGAAGCACGATGGACAGTCCCTAAAGGTGGTTTGTTTCTGTGGGTGCAATTACCGGATGATGTGCCAATTCAAACACTACGGAATGAAGCTTTAGCGCAAAATGTTTTTCTGGCTTGTTGTTCAACATTCTTCCCAGATAAGCAAGGTTATCCAGCAATGCGTTTAACTTTTCGTTTACCGCCAGCCGAGATAGAGTCAGGAATTGCGATTGTTGGCAAGTTGCTGAAAAAACATATTCGTAGACAAGTCAAGCAGATATCTAATGAGCGATCGCTTATTCATTATATTTAG
- a CDS encoding pentapeptide repeat-containing protein, giving the protein MANLEHLALLQAGAVRWVEWRKTNPQIAPDLSTADLQENNLRGANLQGANLSRVDLSQAVLVRANLSSTDLSSANLQQAKLSAANLSAANLSLANLSKTILTQADLSHAHLIGADLSEANLRGSTLTEANLIGTDFNNANLRDADLGAAKLMRSNLCFANLVAANLIAADLSEANLYQADVMEAYLYKANFYKANLHKAHLGGAYLLRANLAETDLRGADLAWANLRGVNLGGANLAGANLRGADLTDANLNGVNFQGTIMPDASRHD; this is encoded by the coding sequence ATGGCAAATCTAGAGCATCTAGCTTTACTACAAGCAGGTGCAGTGAGATGGGTAGAGTGGCGAAAAACAAATCCACAAATTGCACCAGACCTCAGCACTGCTGATTTACAAGAAAATAACCTGAGAGGGGCAAATCTCCAAGGGGCAAACTTAAGCCGAGTAGATTTAAGTCAGGCTGTACTGGTGCGTGCTAACCTCAGTAGCACCGACCTCAGCAGTGCAAACCTCCAGCAAGCAAAATTAAGTGCAGCTAACTTGTCTGCTGCTAACCTGAGTTTGGCAAACTTGAGCAAAACTATATTGACACAGGCAGATTTAAGTCATGCTCATCTTATTGGTGCTGATTTGAGTGAAGCAAATCTTCGCGGTAGCACTCTCACGGAAGCTAACTTGATTGGTACTGACTTCAACAATGCTAACTTGCGAGATGCTGATTTAGGTGCAGCCAAATTGATGCGCTCTAACCTTTGTTTTGCTAACCTAGTTGCAGCTAACTTAATTGCGGCTGATTTGAGTGAAGCCAATCTCTACCAAGCAGATGTGATGGAGGCTTATCTCTACAAAGCTAATTTCTATAAAGCTAATCTCCACAAAGCCCACTTGGGTGGTGCATACTTGTTGCGAGCTAATCTCGCTGAAACTGACTTGAGAGGTGCTGATTTAGCATGGGCTAACCTCAGAGGCGTTAACTTGGGAGGTGCTAATTTAGCTGGGGCTAATCTCAGAGGCGCTGATTTAACTGATGCGAATCTCAATGGTGTGAATTTCCAAGGAACTATCATGCCTGATGCGTCTAGACATGATTAG
- a CDS encoding PAS domain S-box protein, translated as MNKLSEKLVLCGFSFALLLLGSVGFISYLSIQKLNTEKRWIIHTYQVIENIDHLKISFANVIRTHNNYIFTSRASEQEDYQQHKQEIYHILQNIRKLTIDNVQQQNRLAHLEPLISKKFFFLDKAIDLSSQQKLDKVTQRVLSEQNIELRGKIQTISQAIEDSEKSLLEQRTRETDALFQRIIIMIGLGYSVSCFLLVGVYLLLQKQISINKALSQDTIRLEKQAAKAKIADILETVTDAFVSLDSNWCYTYVNQRAGQIFHRHPADLVGKNIWQEFPEGVGQKFYHAYHQAMTEQRVIEMEEYYPPWNRWFENRIYPSSEGLSIFFQDITRRKLAEISLEKNEKRYRSLVNATAQAVWTTNADGLVVEDMPSWRALTGQSETDIQGWGWLEAIHPEDRERTAQMWTQAVETKSIYQMEHRIRVADGIYRFFSVRGVPILDDNKHIQEWVGISTDITERRLAEITLQQTKAELEIKVQERTAELQNINQELNRSNQELEQFAYIASHDLQEPLRAVTGYTQLLAQEYAQLFDGSAQEYLTYIVDGAKRMQQLIQDLLVYSRVGTRSQAFTLTDCHTALDEAMFNLQLAIAESNATITHDSLPQLVADKTQLVQLFQNLIGNAIKFRRQEPLTIHISAVRQDVENKGTRGQEDKETRRQRDNGTTGQGENTDISSFSPHPPLSSSPPLLLSPSPPLPILRTQHSQWLFSVQDNGIGIKSQYLERIFEIFRRLHTRRQFPGTGIGLAICKKIVERHGGTIWAESQLGVGTTFYFTFPED; from the coding sequence ATGAACAAATTATCAGAAAAACTGGTTCTATGCGGGTTTAGTTTTGCTCTCTTGCTACTGGGTAGTGTAGGATTTATCTCTTACTTAAGTATTCAAAAACTCAATACTGAAAAGCGATGGATCATACACACCTATCAGGTCATAGAAAATATAGATCATTTAAAAATTAGTTTTGCTAATGTTATCAGAACACACAATAATTATATTTTTACAAGCAGAGCATCAGAACAAGAAGATTATCAGCAGCACAAGCAGGAAATTTACCACATCCTTCAAAATATCAGAAAGTTAACGATAGATAATGTGCAACAACAAAATAGACTCGCTCATCTAGAACCACTGATTAGCAAAAAATTTTTCTTCCTTGACAAAGCAATAGATTTATCCAGCCAACAAAAATTAGACAAAGTGACTCAAAGAGTGCTAAGTGAGCAAAATATAGAGCTAAGGGGAAAAATTCAAACCATCAGTCAAGCAATAGAAGATAGTGAAAAATCTTTATTAGAACAGCGCACAAGAGAAACAGATGCGCTTTTTCAAAGAATTATAATTATGATTGGACTGGGCTATAGTGTTAGTTGTTTTCTATTGGTAGGAGTTTATCTACTTCTCCAAAAACAAATCTCGATTAATAAAGCTTTATCTCAAGATACAATCCGGTTAGAAAAACAAGCAGCTAAAGCAAAAATTGCTGATATTTTAGAAACAGTTACAGATGCTTTCGTTTCTTTAGATAGCAACTGGTGTTATACCTATGTTAATCAAAGAGCCGGGCAAATTTTTCATCGTCATCCCGCAGACTTGGTTGGTAAAAACATTTGGCAAGAATTTCCTGAAGGTGTAGGGCAAAAATTTTATCACGCTTACCACCAAGCTATGACAGAACAGCGTGTCATTGAGATGGAAGAATATTACCCACCGTGGAATCGCTGGTTTGAAAATCGAATTTATCCTTCTTCAGAAGGATTGTCAATTTTCTTTCAAGATATTACTCGCCGCAAATTGGCAGAAATCTCTCTAGAAAAGAATGAAAAGCGTTATCGCTCATTGGTAAATGCGACTGCTCAAGCTGTTTGGACAACAAATGCTGATGGGTTAGTGGTAGAAGATATGCCATCTTGGCGAGCTTTAACTGGGCAGAGTGAGACAGATATTCAGGGATGGGGATGGTTGGAAGCAATTCACCCGGAAGATAGGGAGCGCACGGCACAGATGTGGACTCAAGCAGTCGAGACGAAAAGTATTTATCAAATGGAGCATCGCATCAGGGTAGCTGATGGTATTTATAGATTTTTCTCCGTGCGTGGGGTTCCGATTTTAGATGATAATAAACACATTCAAGAGTGGGTGGGTATAAGTACGGATATTACCGAGCGTAGATTGGCAGAAATAACATTACAACAAACCAAAGCAGAACTAGAAATCAAAGTGCAAGAACGAACCGCAGAATTACAAAACATCAATCAGGAATTGAATCGCTCTAATCAAGAGCTAGAGCAGTTTGCATATATCGCCTCCCACGATTTACAAGAACCACTCCGGGCTGTGACAGGCTATACCCAGTTGCTAGCTCAAGAATATGCACAACTATTTGATGGGTCGGCTCAAGAATATTTAACTTATATTGTGGACGGGGCGAAGAGAATGCAGCAATTAATTCAAGATTTGCTGGTTTATTCTCGTGTAGGGACTCGTAGTCAAGCCTTTACCCTGACTGATTGTCATACGGCACTGGATGAAGCTATGTTTAATTTACAGCTGGCGATCGCCGAAAGCAATGCTACCATCACCCATGACTCTTTACCACAACTAGTTGCTGACAAAACCCAACTAGTGCAACTATTTCAAAATCTCATCGGTAATGCTATCAAATTTCGCCGCCAAGAGCCGTTAACAATTCATATTAGTGCTGTCAGACAAGATGTAGAGAACAAGGGGACAAGGGGACAAGAGGACAAGGAGACAAGGAGACAACGGGACAACGGGACAACGGGACAAGGAGAGAATACTGATATAAGTTCTTTCTCCCCCCATCCCCCCCTCTCCTCATCTCCCCCTCTCCTCCTCTCCCCATCCCCCCCTCTCCCCATCCTCCGCACTCAGCACTCCCAATGGCTATTCTCAGTACAAGATAACGGCATTGGCATTAAATCTCAATATTTAGAACGGATTTTTGAAATTTTTCGGCGGTTGCATACTCGTCGCCAATTTCCTGGTACTGGTATTGGTCTAGCTATTTGTAAAAAAATTGTTGAGCGACATGGAGGTACAATTTGGGCAGAATCTCAATTAGGTGTTGGTACAACTTTTTACTTCACTTTCCCAGAGGATTGA
- a CDS encoding response regulator, protein MIDQQRLRPIEILLVEDSPSDANLTIRGFENAKITNHLHWVEDGETAMDYLYQQGEFVNTKRPDLILLDLNLPGMDGREVLTQIKSDTNLKLIPVVILTTSNDEQDVLRSYNLNANCYVTKPIDIYQFIQVVHLIKDFWLTTVTLPSET, encoded by the coding sequence ATGATTGACCAGCAAAGATTGCGACCAATAGAAATTCTCTTGGTAGAAGACTCTCCTAGTGATGCTAACTTGACTATTAGAGGATTTGAAAATGCTAAGATTACCAACCATTTGCATTGGGTAGAAGATGGCGAAACGGCAATGGATTATCTATACCAGCAAGGAGAGTTTGTTAATACTAAAAGACCAGATTTAATCTTGCTAGACCTGAATTTGCCGGGGATGGATGGGCGTGAAGTTTTAACTCAAATCAAGTCAGACACAAATTTAAAACTAATTCCTGTAGTTATACTGACCACATCAAATGACGAGCAAGATGTACTACGATCATATAATCTCAACGCAAATTGCTACGTTACCAAACCTATAGACATTTATCAATTTATTCAGGTTGTCCATTTAATTAAGGATTTTTGGCTGACAACAGTAACTTTACCATCAGAAACATAA